Within Salmo trutta chromosome 30, fSalTru1.1, whole genome shotgun sequence, the genomic segment GGCGATGCCCTCAAAACACTTCTTCAGATGGGGCTGCACGCGCAACGGGTCCTTGGTCTCTGACAGAATCTCCAGCATCTCATCATTGGACAGGAAGAAAAAGCTGGAGGTGGAGGAatgggagggagatggaggaatgggagagaggtggaggaatgggagagaggtggaggaatgggagagaggtggaggaatgggagagaggtggaggaatgggaggaatgggagggaggtggaggaatgggagagaggtggaggaatgggagagaggtggaggaatgggaggaatgggagggaggtggaggaatgggagagaggtggaggaatgggagagaggtggaggaatgggaggaatgggagggaggtggaggaatgggagagaggtagaggaatgggagagaggtggaggaatgggagagaggtggaggaatgggaggaatgggagggaggtggaggaatgggagagaggtggaggaatgggagagaggtggaggaatgggaggaatgggagggaggtggaggaatgggagagaggtagaggaatgggagagaggtggaggaatgggagagaggtggaggaatgggagggaggtgaaggaatgggagagaggtggaggaatgggaggaatgggagggaggtgaaggaatgggagagaggtggaggaatgggagagaggtggaggaatgggaggaatgggagggaggtggaggaatgggagagaggtgGAGTAATGGAAGGGAGGTGAAGGAATGGGAGGGAGGTGAAGGAATTAAATCTGAATTCTTGCACAACTAGAGACAAACATTTCAAAATACTGTACATTTCATTACCGAGGGAAGAAGAGTCGCTTCTTCTCCAGGTAGGCGTTCAGTCCCTTCATGATTTTATCCAGAAGGTTGTTGGAATCTTGGAGTCGTTCAAGCAGGCCAGGCAACGAGGTCGCTGACAATATCTGCACAAATTCAAAATAGCTATGTACATTCAAAGACATCCCTTATAAAGACCCGTTTATCCTCCCCATACTGGCACCTGTGAGGCCACCTAAAAGCTGTCCTACCTTGGGGTCCTTGACGCAGTGCCTCATGACCTCCTTCCAGTGCTTGTCGACGGTCTGGAAGAGCCGCCCCTCCTCAGGCATCTGCTGCATGATGTCCTCGGAGGAGAAGATGGGCTCCAGATAGAGCCACTGGGCCTGCACTTTCAGCCACTCGTCTATGGTTTCCTGAATACGGATCAGACGCTCCTCCCACACCTGACACACAAAGAGGATCAGAGTAGGACCAAATCGCCCTTGGATGCTGTTCTTGGGTCAGCTTAGCGTTTTCTCcaataatggttaaggttaggatttggggaaGAGCACCTACAGGAAGCATTTATccagggtgagaaagagagagggaggacaagaAGTGTTGCTTTGACATAAAGCCCACCTTGATCTCACTCTCGAAGGGCTTGATGAAGGGTGAGCCCCTCATGGTCTGGGTCTTCACAATCTGGTCGTCCAGCATGGTCTGGATCTCGTCCACAGCGGTGAGGATGGACACCCCAGACTCCctgtaggggtggtggtggaagGAGACTCCATCCCAAACCTCCACCATGGTCTGCATGGCCTTCTCCAGAGAGAATTCCTGTAGGAGAAATTAAGATATTCATCAGCCCTTTAAGTAGGCTTTTCACACTAGAGCTTTTCAGTTCAGAGCATCCTTAGCTGTGGGCTATCCCATGTCACACAAGTCTATCTCATTAAATGATCCCCATTTTCTCACCTTGCTGGCAGCAGCACTGATGGTCTCAAACTGCTCAAGGTACGGGGTGAGGTTCTGCTTGAGCACTTTCCGCAGGGTGGTGCCAGAGTCAGGTGTGAGGTCATAGTCCACAATGTCAGATATCTGAACCCAGTGGCGAGCCCTGATACCTGGGTTACACAGAATGGACACCGTGGGGATGTGCTCCTGGGAACAAAAACACATTAGCAGTAGAAGTCAAGTCATTAGGTCATACATCTACAGTATATCTATGGTCTATAACAGTGatattcaaactttttcagcaggGACCCAATTTCTTCCGGCAGAATTTCTGGGGACCTCATTTTTGGCCAAATAATTTCTTGCGACACCACCCCAAATCTAATGATACAACCTTAAAAATCTGTAAATTTCCATTTTTGCATCAATAAATAACCTTAAATTCATTGCACTTATATCTcatcaaaatgaaaagaaaccaataaatacatttactcaacattttttttcttttttcttattCAAATTATCATTCTCAAAAACGTTTGTACATTGCAACATACAATAATCTATACTCTTAATTTTAGTTCTTAGAAAATGTAGTTTTAATTTTGGCGACCCCACCGCAGTGACgccgactttgaataccactgatcTATAGTCTAAAAATCCATTATAACCCCACAAACAACTGACCAACACTAAACAAAAGTTCTCACAGGGTAATTGTTTCCACGTAGTTACCTTGAAGTCCTTGACCTGCTCCATGACTGTGGAGCAGATGAGTGCAGTGGGGCGCTCCTGCTTCCCCGGGTCCTCCTCCCCGGGCCTCCTCTTTACCCCTCCTCCCGCCATCTGCTCTGCCTTCTTCTGCTTTTGCTGGAAGAACTTGAGCATCTTGTATATCTCCCTGAAGAACtcgtccacctccacctccatgctCTCTCCATTCAGGTCCAAGAAGGAGCCGTCCATCCACCTGAACATGTCAGACAGGGACATGAAGCAGCCAAACATTGTTTTCGGACCTACGGCATATTACATGACATAGAGATGGTGACAACAACCTAAACAGCCCACAGACCTCTTCTCAGTGCGCTGCCACTTCAGCACCAGGCCAAAGAGCTTCTGGTAGGGCTCGATGCTCTCCTTGATGACTTCCACCACGGGATAAGATGACAGGTCCCATTTGTACAGGGTCTCTTCTTTGTTGATGAAGTCGATGGCCTCCTCGGCATCCTGAAGCCTTTTCTGGACTGTCCTTACATCAGTCACATACTGATCAAAAGGTAAAGATCAGTCTAAATGGGCTGATATGTTAATCAACTTAACAAACACTTTCCAGAGCGCTTGTGCTGTTACCTGCTGCATCATGTCCAGCTCGGAGCACTCTGCAAACTCCTCCATTCTGCGTCCTAGCTTCTCTAGCTCCAGCATCAGCCTCTCTCTACGGCTCAGCAGCTCCTGCTCTCCTTTCTGCTTGGCCTTCAACATCACCTGGAGAAGGACACAGCACAAGATTGGTCTTTCTTCATAAAGCAATAATGGTAGTGGAAGGGCTTAATTACCCCCTTCACTGACATGcaacatgtttttgctttatcCAGAATGAAGGAGTATGTTACCTCATCATTGAGATCGAACACAGGGTATATATTTTGTGGCCAGATGAGGACTGTAGAGTTCAACTCAAGGTCTTCTGGGTCAAAGATGTGGACGTCCAACAGGTAGTTCAGTCTGTGGTGGGTCTCCTGCCAGAAGATAAAAGGGTACAGAGGCTCATGATGAGTCTCACACATTTACACAGTAGTTGCACAGTAGTTACACAGTAGTTATTGCAAGTcaattagcctagtggttagagcgttgggcctagtaaccggaaggttgctggatcaaatcccaaagctgacaaggtaaaaatctatcgttctgcccctgagcaaggcagttaacccactgttccccaggcgccgatgacgtggatgctgATTAAGGTAGCCCCTcgcatctctctgattcagtggggttgggttaaatgcagaagacacatttcagttgaatgcattcagttggacaactgactatcCCCCTTTCCCAATGATGCACTACATGAGTATTAAGACAGGATTAGGCCCTTGTTCATCAACTACTTACCATTATTTTGGCATTGAGCTCCTCAATGCCCTTTGTCTTGGCATGACCAATGTAAGCTATCATGTCAGTCATGTCCTCCGTGGTCTCAGGAACCTTCAGGGCTTTCTCCTTGATGTTCTCAAACTCCTGGCAGATCCTTGGCAGAGGCACAGAGGAGGAAGATTTGCACTGAATATGACAATTATTTACTGTATTTATAAATGGTGGATCAATCTGTGATCTTACTGCAGACTGTGCTCTCTGTGGTTGGTGATTAGTTTCTCCAGGAGTATCTGAGCAAAGGTCTTAGCCGTCTTGGCCAGCCCTTGTTTCAGCTCCTCACAGTCCAGACGCACCATGGCAAAGTGGGCTATCGCCGGCAGACTGACAATCTCCTTAGACAGGACACAGAACTCTTCCACTTTCTGTGGaacaagacacagacacacatattacATTCATACCATATACTACTCCAGATACAAAATGTGTAGCTATCAAACCTGACCTCTGTCTTGCTCTCCCTTACCTCAGTATACTCATCAAAAGAGTGTTCCTCCTCAACGAACCTGTCCACTATACCCTGTGCTGTCCCATTGACCAGCCAATCATAGTTGTCAACTGTAAAGAAGCAACGAGGGTTTAGGACAGATAAATCTTCACAATATTCACTTTCATTCAACCAAGTAGCTGGGCTATTCAGTTCTCTTGAATTGATATATATTAGAATGTTAGTTTCTCACCATAGTTCTGGAAGTGTTTATAAGGCTCCTCCAGGTTCTTACGTATGGCAGACCGTATGGTGGTCTGAGCCCATAGCAGGACATGGTCCGCCAGTCTGGCATCAATTACAGAGCTGTTGGCCTCAGCCAGCCAAGACTGGACCGTCTGGACTTTCTGTGAAGCCACATCAGAGATAGGAGTGACTTGTCACCAACAAGATGAAAAGCCAAATATGGACTATGATCAAATATGTATTTATTCACACTGATTATGAAGCATATTAATTTGTGTGACAAAAAATATCCTGACACACACGTGAGATTCATACCTGCATGGTGTTGGTGATCAGGTTCAGAATTTCTAAAACAGATTCCTCAAGGTCCTGGAAGCTGGGATAGAATTCCATCTTCTCATCATCAAAAGTCAGATCCATGCGGAAGAGAGGCAACTGGTAGACATTGCACGGATCGAATAAGCTGACAAAGTCTTCCACGCTTCTCTCCACTAAGGATCTTAACTGTGGGAAAACGCAACCAAAAACAGAACATCAAGATATGCTGGACTTGCTCCTAAAAACACCAGCACTGATCAAAACCTCACCTTCTCACCTGGTTGGAGATAAGTGTGGAAACACAGTTGTAGAAAGAGTCCAGTTTCTCGGGTCTGACCCCCTGCAGCATGTCCCTGCTGGTCAGCAGGTGGATGACCTTGGGAAACCAGGTGTTCATGATGCGCTCCTCAATCCTCTCACACTCCACTGCCAATTTGTGCTTCAGGCTCTCGCAGGCTACAGGTCCCGTGGACCTTACCACAACACAAAAGAAAAATACATAATAAAAACATACGTGAAGACAGAAATGTAAGAAAATCAGGTGTTTATTCTTATACTTGTGGTGCTGTGATAGAACAATTTTACCTGCAGTCAGTAAGATCAACCAATAGCAGATGTGAAAATGCACCATAGCCGATGTCCAGGATTATCCTCATCACTGGATGAAGAATGTGTAAATTCTCCTTTATCTCCTTGCGACTTCTCACAAAGCTGTCATGCCATGGTCTGGAGAAATCAAGAGCTCTGCAAACAAATATTAAGTATAATTGACAAAATATGATTAATCAAAAATTCAATCAATAAATGGCACATTATTTGCCACAATATGCCAATCCGTCTCTGTGGTGTATTGATTAGTTATGAACATGCTGGGTGTGTATTGTTGAGACACTCACTTTGCTGATGGAGTTCTATGTCTTGCCAGAACTGTCCCTTTCATCTGTGGCTTCTGGAGCACAGTATTCACTAAAGGGGACAGATTGTAAATACTGATGTGAGACACAATCTACGACATGATATGGctaaaaacaaaataatataaCGCTGCTATTCAAGGCGATATGGGCTACAAAACTCTATGGCATCACCAGTGGCTCGGTGTTTGTAAAAAAAATGGCAGAGACCACACCAAATGAATGTCTATGTAAACATATTTTTTGGGGCTAGTGATCTTGCAATTGCAAAGACATTTTTCCATGTCAATGCCTTTTTTCATCTTCATCCATATGACTCAGCTCACTGATACAGAGTGTATTCTAGAAATGACCGAAATGCTTTTAAATCAACACTTTTGGAGAGCAATGAACTAAAATGGTACCAACTGATAAACAAACCCGAAAGGAACAAACTACGCACCTACTGCTTTTTAAAAACTTTAGGGACATAACCCCAGGGctggctctagccttttgggggcttTAAGCGAGATCTGGTTGGGGGGCCCCTTCACCAAGCggaaaaacattttagtggcccccctcGTGACGGAAGAgagaaaaatgtacattttcaagtgaatgtcctgcaattctacacattttgccatggggcgtagataAGATATTGCAGTTTTAATGCAGGTTTTctacagttctacacatttttccaagGGGCAGAGAGAAATTTTTgctattttaaagcaaatttcctgcaattctacacattttgccattgggtggaaatacatttttgcagttttaaaggtaatttcctgcaattccaaTATTGAAGCTCTTTTGCAAAATGTAGATGTGGCCCCTCTCACTATTGAGACACAAACACTCCCTTAGAtaaatgtgtacagtatgtactttTTGTAACCATGGTTCCATTGAAACAGAAGTTCATGTCTTGCTTTACTGTGGGCTATACAGTGACATTAGGGATGATCTGTTATGTCAGCTATCCAGCCAAAATTATCATTTTAACAGTCTAGATGAAAATAATAAATTGTGTCCACTTTTATCAGGTAACAATGTAAATGCCTGCGCCAAAGCCTGCAACCTTATCCTTCAACTGAGATGTTTCTATATAAGTGCCTAACTGTCcctttattctactgtattttttgtttttttggtttaTGCATACATGTGTATGTATAGATGATGTAATGTAATATAGATTACGCCTGTACCATGTTTGACAATGAATTGTCTTTTAGTGTTTCAAAACTCAATTAGATTGATCCACAATGTAGTTAAAAAAATATCTGTATTTGGAATTATTATATAATTATGGAGTGGCACTTCAAAAAAAAATGTCTCAAGTGtaaacacacagagatagacatgaatacacacacCTGTGTGTTTGACCATCCCGCTGAGGAAGTTTTCGCTGACCTCCCTACATAGGTCCTGCAGCAGCTCATCTCTCCCGGGGCCCACACGCAGCTGGGGAGGAATGCGGGTCAGCATGGCATCTAGCCACTGCTGCTGGATGGGCACCACAGGACTGCCCTCCACACACTCCTTCAGGAACATGTAGTTCAACTGCAGGTGTGGCCACAATGGAGCGACAATGCGGAAATAGGAAAATTGGTTGATACTTTTGATTTTTAACACAAATAACTAGGAGCATAGTATTTTGTTGGCATCTCACAAAAAACAAAAGACCCAATTTTCAGAGACCAGAAGGGACTTAACAAAACAAAAAGCAGCCAACTTACTCTACGCCTTCGGTCTTCACTGCTCATCTGTGAAATAAAGAGGTGACAACTGAGAAATTCTGACACGTGAATTACCTGCAGCGAAACTTAAAATGTATGCAGTAAATTGACATGCATTAGCATAACAGGTGTCTGTAAGAGACCCGCCTGAGAAACTCAATAAGAAAGCATTATATCTCACAGAAGGGGGGAACTCTGGCTCAGGGGATGTGGGAGCCACTGGTCTTAAATCCTTAGCGTTCTTGTATGCCTGCATTGCACTAGCAACCCTACAAGAGTAAAGAACACAATATGAATACTACAGCAACCAAAAACAACTTGCATTTGACTCATTGTACTTGAAAGAGGGGATGACAATCATGTGTATTGTCATCCTAAATATCTCAGAACTATAGCAGTTAAGTGACTTTATGGCTTGACATTTAATAACAAAAAGTTCAAGGGACATACAGGATCTTATGcagctgctgttgctgctgtttaCTTCTCCTGTGCTTCAGCAGCTTCCTCTGCACAGTCATCTCGTCCTCTGCAGCCCCCTCCTGCAAACGTGTGCTTGGGATGGGTGGCAGGACAGAGTACTGGTTCAGGCCATCTCCCATGGGGGGCTTGAACACCCCTGCGGAGGTAGGCATCTCAGGTACTACTGAAGGAAGACACTAACAACATTGCAAAATCTTTAGCCTGTTGAACCATCAGTTAACATTGCATTTTAGTTGCAAACACAGCCAATGCATTTCTTCTGCCATAAtcgttttatatatataaaaaaaagtctAAAGTAATTTATTAAGTCAATAAGCACTTGCCTTGCTTGCTTATGCTAATGTTAACTGTGTACCTTCGAAGTTTAAGTCGTTGGTGTGGCTAGCTAGCCATGCTAGTTTGAAGTATCGATGAGTCATTCGTTAAATGTACATTCATAACTATAGTCGAGAGATTATTTcaagtgaaatgtaaaaaaattgcaAGGTTTGCATGCAATGTGTATAACTTACCTCTGCTCTCTTTTGTTAATACTTGTTTGCAACTCCTGTCTATGCAGAATTCAGTTGCTTGAAAGTGGAGGAAAACAAGTATGTTGCTATAGAAACTGTAAACAACCATATGGATACCCCTGCTGGAGGCACAGCACACTGCTGCTGATTGCAGAATGCACATTTTCTCAATGTGTGGCATTATCTATCATGCATTTCAATTTATGCATGTGGAGACATTTAGGTGCATAAAGAATACTTTGCAACAGTACCATTATCCCACcatgtgtttgttttgtatgaCTGTTTTCTTTTTGATGTGTGCATTTCTGTAATTCTGGGCTGATCTGTAAAAGACCTTGGTCTCattatgactccctgataaaataaaggttcaataattagatattttttaaatcacaaaTTTAACCACGCAATTAGTGTCTATCCAGTTCAGCTTCCTTTATATGTGTCTACTCAATTTGATGCAAAACTATAAAGCCTATAGAATATATTAAAGTCTAAGGCATATCATTTTTTTTGTATTCATATCCCCATAAACACCTAGAAAAATGGACAGACACATCAAAACTCATTTTCCACTTTTTATTGTTTGAGTGTATACATTCTATGATCGAGGTCTTTCTTTCTTGCCTTTGTAAAGGGCCAGTAGTGAGACATTAGCTACTTTGACCACCTTGAAGCGGACACCAGGAATATCACCAACGGCGTGCCCCTTCCGACCAAATCCTGCCACCAACACCTCATCGTTTTCCTGATGAGAGGGGAAGAGGATTTGAAAACAGTGGTTATGATGAAATGCCTGACAATTAACAATTATGAGCAGGTAGTCCAAAGATGACAGAATCCAAAGATCAGATGACAAATTTATAATAAAACTAAATCAAAAGTATATATGGATGATCTTGAGTAAATAAAATGTACCTTTGATGAGTCATGTGAAATAGAGAGCTGTGGTTAGAAATAGAAAAGTCTATGCAGGTAGACATCTTACCTCAATGAAGTTCAAACAGCCATCATTGGGGACGAAAGCTGTGATCTTCTTGCCATTTTTGATGAGTTGCACCCTGACACACTTCCTGATGGCAGAGTTGGGCTGCTTAGCTTCAACACCCCtagggagaaggagagatggtTTTGAGCTAGCTAATTGTGGAAGccaaaacatacagtatgtggtaataggctaaattacagtGTTGTCTTACACTTTCTCAAGCACAATGCCTTTGGCATGAGATGCCCCTCCGAATGGGTTGGCCTTCAGGGCAGTGCCCAGGTGAGCCTTCTTATACTGCTTGTCATG encodes:
- the LOC115168497 gene encoding 40S ribosomal protein S23, with protein sequence MGKCRGLRTARKLRNHRREQRWHDKQYKKAHLGTALKANPFGGASHAKGIVLEKVGVEAKQPNSAIRKCVRVQLIKNGKKITAFVPNDGCLNFIEENDEVLVAGFGRKGHAVGDIPGVRFKVVKVANVSLLALYKGKKERPRS